One segment of Streptomyces sp. NBC_00576 DNA contains the following:
- a CDS encoding COX15/CtaA family protein, with protein sequence MGRVPKMTPAEALSAARNPLAFIAARWTPTPRTVRRAALAALVMSVVIVVTGGAVRLTGSGLGCPTWPKCTDDSLTTTSAMGVHGVIEFTNRMLTYVLCAAVGWAIIAARSEKPYRRSLTRLGWAQFWVVMSNAVLGGVVVLVGLNPYTVAAHFLLSSALIAVAAVMWQRTQEGDEAPRPLVGKAVQQLVWFLVVASVLLIAVGTVVTGSGPHAGDSSEIERMPLNWENVSKLHAVLAWIVVTLTFALWFVLKAVDAPRGPLNRTRDLFLILLAQGVIGYVQYFTNLPEVLVGLHMLGSALVWIAVLRVLLALRERTGTDSLADVPGPTTEATVGTRA encoded by the coding sequence ATGGGACGCGTGCCAAAGATGACCCCCGCCGAGGCCCTGTCCGCCGCGCGGAACCCGCTCGCCTTCATCGCCGCCCGCTGGACGCCGACCCCCCGAACCGTCCGGCGTGCGGCGCTCGCCGCGCTCGTCATGTCGGTCGTCATCGTGGTCACCGGGGGTGCCGTACGGCTGACCGGATCGGGCCTCGGCTGCCCGACCTGGCCCAAGTGCACCGACGACTCGCTGACGACGACGAGCGCGATGGGCGTGCACGGCGTCATCGAGTTCACCAACCGCATGCTGACGTACGTGCTGTGTGCGGCGGTCGGCTGGGCGATCATCGCCGCCCGCTCGGAGAAGCCGTACCGACGCAGCCTGACCCGGCTCGGCTGGGCGCAGTTCTGGGTCGTCATGAGCAACGCGGTCCTGGGCGGCGTCGTCGTCCTGGTGGGCCTCAACCCGTACACGGTCGCGGCGCACTTCCTGTTGTCCTCCGCTCTGATCGCGGTCGCCGCGGTGATGTGGCAGCGCACGCAGGAGGGCGACGAGGCGCCCCGCCCGCTGGTCGGCAAGGCCGTACAGCAGTTGGTGTGGTTCCTGGTGGTGGCCTCGGTGCTGCTGATCGCGGTCGGCACGGTGGTGACCGGGTCGGGCCCGCACGCCGGCGACTCCAGCGAGATCGAGCGTATGCCGCTGAACTGGGAGAACGTGAGCAAGCTGCACGCGGTGCTCGCCTGGATCGTAGTGACCCTGACGTTCGCCCTGTGGTTCGTCCTGAAGGCCGTCGACGCCCCCAGGGGCCCGCTGAACCGCACGCGGGACCTGTTCCTGATCCTGCTCGCGCAGGGCGTCATCGGGTATGTCCAATATTTCACGAACCTCCCCGAGGTCCTGGTCGGTCTGCACATGCTCGGCTCGGCGCTGGTGTGGATCGCGGTCCTGCGTGTCCTGCTCGCCCTGCGCGAGCGCACCGGGACCGATTCCCTGGCCGACGTACCCGGCCCCACGACCGAGGCGACGGTCGGCACGCGCGCGTAG
- a CDS encoding ABC transporter substrate-binding protein: protein MSAVPATDFGLLGPLRVLRSGTALPLGGPRQRAVLALLLIEANRVVPLDRLVDEVWGADPPDGAVTSVQTYVFHLRRALEPDRVRGSAAEMLVTRGRGYALLVEPGATDAVRFEAAVLKGRAALDAGRYADAVGTLLGALGLWRGTVLEDLGDYGFVRREGSRLEEVRLTALEARLEADLALGRHEAVVGELEQLAGAHPLRERLCAQRMLALYRCGRQAEALECYRLLRDRLADELGLDPDESVQRVHQAVLVHDPTVAAPHRPRSPGRPAAARVPQRRLFPATAVSLAAIAALCIGVLSGASTPRPVPVPLGANTVGAVNGAGPPVPVGQSPDGLAWGAGSVWAANSGDDSVSRIDPRTHAVQLIPVGSGPVAVAVSGDDVWVANSGDGTVSRINAAVDRVVDTVPVGNLPSAVAAGPGGVWVALSGDNAIRRIDPESGRVGEAVAVGSAPVGIGVGKHTVWVANSLDGTVTPVDAATGQARGPIRVGTGPRSVAVTEDAVWVANGLSLTVSRIDARTGVVTSHEVGDGPRSVVAGPDGVWVSNEYDATVVRLDPRTGRPVRTIRTGGSPRGLALAGPTVWAAARALAAPGHRGGTLTVLGFGGAVESGIDPANVYVSEAGLALSVAYDHLVGWRQVPGGSELTLVPDLATELPRPTDGGRTYTFTVRRGIRYSDGRVVRPADFRRGLRRALTVGGGNPVFFTGIVGGAACLDHPERCDLSRGITTDDATSTVTFRLTEPDPDFLGKLTLFVSPTPPGVPDENVGDKPVPATGPYRIVEYRKGKQLTLHRNQYFREWSHVAQPAGYPDVIRWRTVTTAEKQTAEVNAGRADLALDLNTHPGRLDLRRLAVRYPSRLHTTPSFFMVYEIFNTRVPPFDDKRVRQALAYAVDRDRLVTLMGGPDAASLTCQSLPPGFRGYRPYCPYTGSPGPDGQWSGPDLERARKLIEASGTAGMRVGVWTWTVEWSRRVTDYFVELLGDLGYRTTLHVLPKDDRYWNTVADSRTRAQLMIVGWFPDYPAPSTYFTPILTCDGFRPGDGMNSVNYSEYCSPSLDRLVASAQAAEGSDSALAGRLWERVDRKVIDEAVWLPVASVSQVAFTSTRLGNYQAAPGFGPLVSQMWVR from the coding sequence ATGTCAGCTGTGCCGGCCACTGATTTCGGCCTTCTCGGGCCGTTGCGGGTTCTGCGTTCCGGCACCGCACTGCCACTGGGCGGTCCGCGGCAGCGGGCGGTCCTGGCCCTGCTGCTGATCGAGGCGAACCGGGTCGTCCCCCTGGACCGGCTCGTCGACGAGGTGTGGGGCGCCGACCCGCCGGACGGCGCGGTCACCTCGGTGCAGACGTACGTCTTCCACCTTCGCCGCGCCCTGGAGCCGGACCGGGTCCGGGGGTCCGCGGCCGAGATGCTGGTGACGCGGGGCCGCGGCTACGCGCTTCTGGTCGAGCCCGGGGCGACGGACGCCGTACGTTTCGAGGCGGCCGTCCTGAAGGGGCGGGCGGCGCTGGACGCGGGCCGGTACGCCGACGCGGTCGGGACCCTCCTAGGGGCGCTGGGGCTCTGGCGGGGGACCGTGCTGGAGGATCTGGGCGACTACGGGTTCGTACGGCGTGAGGGCAGCCGCCTGGAGGAGGTGCGGCTGACCGCGCTCGAAGCGCGTCTGGAGGCGGATCTGGCGCTGGGGCGGCATGAGGCCGTCGTGGGTGAGCTGGAGCAGCTGGCCGGCGCCCATCCGTTGCGCGAACGCCTGTGCGCGCAGCGGATGCTGGCGCTGTACCGGTGCGGCCGGCAGGCAGAGGCGTTGGAGTGCTACCGGCTGTTACGGGACCGGCTGGCGGACGAACTGGGTCTCGATCCCGACGAGTCGGTGCAGCGGGTGCATCAGGCGGTGCTGGTCCACGATCCCACCGTCGCCGCGCCGCACAGGCCACGGAGCCCGGGGCGGCCGGCCGCGGCACGTGTGCCGCAGAGGCGGTTGTTCCCGGCCACGGCCGTGTCCCTGGCGGCCATCGCCGCCCTGTGCATCGGCGTCCTCTCCGGCGCGAGCACGCCTCGCCCGGTCCCCGTCCCGCTCGGTGCCAACACCGTGGGCGCTGTGAACGGCGCCGGTCCGCCGGTACCGGTCGGGCAGAGCCCGGACGGGCTGGCCTGGGGGGCGGGTTCGGTGTGGGCGGCGAACAGCGGGGACGACTCGGTCAGCCGCATCGATCCGCGGACGCATGCCGTCCAGCTGATCCCCGTCGGCTCCGGTCCGGTCGCCGTGGCCGTGAGCGGCGACGACGTCTGGGTCGCCAACAGCGGCGACGGCACGGTCTCGCGGATCAACGCCGCCGTCGACCGGGTCGTCGACACGGTGCCTGTGGGAAACCTGCCCTCCGCCGTCGCCGCCGGGCCCGGCGGTGTGTGGGTCGCGCTGAGCGGCGACAACGCGATCCGGCGGATCGATCCCGAGTCCGGCCGGGTGGGCGAGGCCGTCGCGGTGGGCAGCGCCCCGGTCGGCATCGGAGTGGGGAAGCACACGGTCTGGGTGGCCAACAGCCTGGACGGAACGGTGACTCCGGTCGACGCCGCCACCGGCCAGGCCCGCGGACCGATTCGGGTGGGCACGGGACCGCGGAGCGTGGCCGTCACCGAGGACGCGGTCTGGGTCGCCAACGGGCTCTCGCTGACCGTCTCCCGTATCGACGCCCGTACCGGCGTCGTCACCTCCCACGAGGTGGGCGACGGCCCCCGTAGCGTCGTCGCGGGACCCGATGGCGTCTGGGTGAGCAACGAGTACGACGCCACCGTGGTCCGTCTCGATCCCCGTACGGGGCGGCCGGTGCGCACGATCCGCACCGGAGGTTCGCCGCGGGGGCTGGCGCTGGCCGGGCCGACGGTGTGGGCCGCGGCCCGGGCTCTCGCGGCGCCCGGCCATCGCGGCGGCACCCTGACCGTGCTGGGCTTCGGCGGAGCCGTGGAGTCCGGCATCGACCCGGCGAACGTCTACGTCTCGGAGGCGGGCCTGGCCCTCAGCGTGGCCTACGACCATCTCGTCGGCTGGCGTCAGGTGCCCGGCGGATCGGAACTCACGCTCGTCCCGGACCTGGCGACCGAGCTCCCGAGACCGACCGACGGCGGGCGCACCTACACGTTCACGGTGCGGCGGGGGATCCGCTACTCCGACGGCAGGGTCGTCAGGCCCGCGGACTTCCGCCGCGGTCTGCGGCGGGCGCTGACCGTGGGCGGGGGAAACCCGGTGTTCTTCACAGGGATCGTCGGCGGGGCCGCGTGTCTGGACCACCCCGAGCGCTGCGACCTCTCACGCGGGATCACGACCGACGACGCGACCTCCACCGTCACCTTCCGGCTCACCGAGCCGGACCCGGACTTCCTGGGCAAGCTCACCCTGTTCGTGTCACCGACGCCCCCGGGGGTGCCGGACGAGAACGTCGGCGACAAACCCGTCCCCGCGACCGGCCCGTACCGGATCGTCGAGTACCGGAAGGGCAAGCAGCTCACCCTCCACCGGAATCAGTACTTCCGTGAGTGGTCCCACGTGGCCCAGCCGGCCGGCTATCCCGACGTCATCCGCTGGCGGACGGTCACGACGGCCGAGAAACAGACAGCGGAGGTGAACGCCGGCCGTGCGGACCTCGCGTTGGACCTCAACACCCATCCCGGACGGCTCGACCTGCGCCGGCTCGCCGTGCGGTACCCCTCCCGCCTTCACACGACCCCGTCGTTCTTCATGGTCTACGAGATCTTCAACACCCGGGTGCCACCCTTCGACGACAAGCGGGTCCGCCAGGCCCTCGCCTACGCCGTCGACCGCGACCGACTGGTGACCCTGATGGGCGGGCCCGACGCCGCGTCCCTCACCTGCCAGTCCCTGCCGCCGGGGTTTCGCGGCTACCGCCCCTACTGCCCGTACACGGGCTCTCCCGGCCCCGACGGCCAGTGGTCCGGGCCCGACCTCGAAAGGGCCAGGAAGCTGATCGAGGCCTCGGGCACCGCGGGGATGCGGGTGGGTGTGTGGACCTGGACCGTGGAGTGGTCCCGCCGCGTCACCGACTACTTCGTGGAACTCCTCGGCGATCTCGGTTACCGCACGACGCTGCATGTCCTCCCCAAGGACGACAGGTACTGGAACACGGTGGCGGACTCCCGTACCCGGGCGCAGCTGATGATCGTGGGGTGGTTCCCCGACTATCCGGCCCCCTCCACCTATTTCACGCCCATCCTCACCTGCGACGGTTTCCGCCCCGGCGACGGGATGAACAGCGTGAACTACTCCGAGTACTGTTCCCCGTCACTGGACCGGCTCGTGGCATCCGCGCAGGCCGCCGAGGGGTCCGACTCCGCCCTGGCCGGCCGGCTGTGGGAGCGTGTCGACCGGAAGGTCATCGACGAAGCGGTCTGGCTGCCCGTCGCGAGCGTCAGCCAGGTGGCCTTCACCTCCACCCGCCTCGGCAACTACCAGGCCGCGCCCGGTTTCGGCCCGCTCGTCTCCCAGATGTGGGTCCGCTGA
- a CDS encoding amidohydrolase family protein codes for MIETPSLVDQYCHGVLRTELGLGTFEAQLARTEGPPAAGTTLFDTQTGFAVRRWCPPLLGLEPHAPPARYLARRRELGVLESGRRLLRGSGITTYLVDAGLPGDLTGPGEMAAAGAADAHEIVRLELLAEQVADTSGTVESFLANLAESVHGAATSAVAFTSVAGLRHGLALAPDPPGPGEVRGAAGRWLAGRRVGGALSDPVLLRHLLWIAVASGLPLQLHAGLGEPGLRIDRTDPVLLTDFVRATAGLGTDLVLLHGYPYHRHAAHLAGVFPHVYADLGAALVRTGARAAAVLAEVLELAPFGKILFSSGAHGLPELHVVGARLFREALGRVLGGWVAEGAWSLGDAQRVAGLIAAGNAQRVYGLG; via the coding sequence ATGATCGAAACGCCGTCCCTCGTGGACCAGTACTGCCACGGCGTACTGCGGACAGAGCTGGGCCTCGGCACCTTCGAGGCCCAGCTCGCGCGTACCGAGGGCCCGCCGGCCGCCGGGACCACCCTCTTCGACACCCAGACCGGATTCGCCGTACGCCGCTGGTGCCCCCCGCTGCTCGGCCTGGAACCGCATGCTCCCCCCGCCCGTTATCTCGCCCGGCGCCGTGAACTCGGCGTACTGGAATCGGGCCGACGGCTGCTGCGGGGCAGCGGGATCACGACATATCTGGTCGACGCCGGGCTGCCCGGCGACCTCACCGGACCCGGTGAGATGGCCGCCGCAGGGGCCGCCGACGCCCACGAGATCGTCCGGCTCGAACTCCTCGCCGAACAGGTGGCCGACACCTCCGGCACCGTCGAGTCCTTCCTCGCCAACCTCGCCGAGTCGGTGCACGGCGCCGCCACGAGCGCCGTCGCCTTCACCTCCGTGGCGGGCCTACGGCACGGACTGGCGCTCGCTCCCGATCCGCCGGGGCCGGGGGAGGTGCGGGGCGCGGCGGGCCGCTGGCTGGCCGGACGCCGTGTCGGCGGCGCGCTCAGCGACCCGGTGCTGCTGCGCCACCTGCTGTGGATCGCGGTCGCCTCGGGCCTGCCGCTCCAACTCCACGCCGGGCTGGGCGAACCGGGATTACGCATCGACCGCACCGACCCGGTCCTGCTCACCGACTTCGTCCGCGCCACGGCCGGGCTCGGCACCGACCTGGTGCTGCTCCACGGGTACCCGTACCACCGCCACGCGGCCCACCTGGCCGGCGTCTTCCCGCATGTGTACGCCGACCTGGGCGCGGCCCTCGTCCGTACCGGTGCCCGGGCCGCCGCCGTTCTCGCCGAGGTCCTCGAACTCGCGCCCTTCGGCAAGATCCTCTTCTCCAGTGGCGCCCACGGCCTGCCCGAACTCCATGTGGTGGGCGCCCGCCTCTTCCGCGAGGCCCTCGGCCGCGTGCTCGGCGGCTGGGTCGCCGAGGGGGCGTGGTCGTTGGGGGACGCGCAACGGGTGGCGGGACTGATCGCGGCGGGGAACGCGCAGCGGGTGTACGGGCTGGGCTGA
- the tkt gene encoding transketolase, with amino-acid sequence MSTKPTTTDLEWTELDQRAVDTARVLAADAVQKVGNGHPGTAMSLAPAAYTLFQKVMRHDPADADWVGRDRFVLSAGHSSLTLYTQLYLAGFGLELDDLKAFRTWGSKTPGHPEYGHTTGVETTTGPLGQGVANAVGMAMAARYERGLFDPEAPEGESPFDHFIFAIAGDGCLQEGISAEASSLAGHQKLGNLVLLWDDNHISIEGDTETAVSEDVAKRYEAYGWHVQRIAPKPDGDLDPHAIYNAVQAAKKVTDKPSFIAMRSIIAWPAPNAQNTEAAHGSALGDDEVAATKRVLGFDPEQSFEVSDAVLNHTREALDRGRQAKAEWEKSFQEWRNSNAERAAEFDRISAGELPKGWEEKLPVFEAGKGVATRAASGKVLQALGAVIPELWGGSADLAGSNNTTIDKTSSFLPADNPLPEADPYGRTIHFGIREHSMAAEMNGIALHGNTRVYGGTFLVFSDYMRNAVRLSALMHVPVTYVWTHDSIGLGEDGPTHQPVEHIASLRAIPGLNVVRPADANETAIAWREILRRWTKVFGKGAPHGLALTRQGVPTYEANEDAAKGGYVLFEAEGGDAQVILIATGSEVHVAVGAREQLQAEGVPTRVVSMPSVEWFEEQDQGYRESVLLPSVKARVAVEAGIGLTWHKYVGDAGRIVSLEHFGASADGKVLFQEFGFTAENVAAKARESLADAQR; translated from the coding sequence GTGAGCACCAAGCCGACCACCACAGACCTCGAGTGGACCGAGTTGGACCAGCGGGCCGTCGACACCGCCCGCGTCCTGGCCGCCGATGCCGTACAGAAGGTCGGTAACGGCCATCCCGGTACGGCGATGAGCCTGGCACCCGCCGCGTACACCCTCTTCCAGAAGGTGATGCGGCACGACCCGGCGGACGCCGACTGGGTCGGGCGCGACCGTTTCGTGCTGTCCGCCGGCCACTCGTCCCTGACCCTCTACACCCAGCTCTACCTGGCCGGTTTCGGCCTGGAGCTGGACGACCTGAAGGCGTTCCGGACGTGGGGTTCCAAGACCCCCGGTCACCCCGAGTACGGGCACACGACGGGCGTCGAGACGACGACCGGTCCGCTCGGTCAGGGTGTCGCCAACGCTGTGGGCATGGCCATGGCCGCCCGCTACGAGCGCGGTCTGTTCGACCCGGAGGCCCCCGAAGGGGAGTCCCCGTTCGACCACTTCATCTTCGCGATCGCCGGCGACGGCTGCCTGCAGGAGGGCATCTCCGCGGAGGCGTCCTCGCTGGCCGGCCACCAGAAGCTCGGCAACCTGGTCCTGCTGTGGGACGACAACCACATCTCGATCGAGGGCGACACCGAGACGGCCGTCTCCGAGGACGTGGCCAAGCGGTACGAGGCGTACGGCTGGCACGTACAGCGGATCGCCCCGAAGCCGGACGGCGACCTCGACCCGCACGCCATCTACAACGCCGTCCAGGCCGCCAAGAAGGTGACGGACAAGCCGTCGTTCATCGCGATGCGCTCGATCATCGCCTGGCCCGCCCCGAACGCGCAGAACACCGAGGCGGCGCACGGCTCGGCGCTCGGTGACGACGAGGTCGCGGCCACCAAGCGTGTCCTCGGCTTCGACCCGGAGCAGTCCTTCGAGGTCTCGGACGCCGTTCTCAACCACACCCGCGAGGCGCTGGATCGCGGCCGTCAGGCCAAGGCGGAGTGGGAGAAGTCGTTCCAGGAGTGGCGCAACAGCAACGCCGAGCGCGCCGCCGAGTTCGACCGTATCTCCGCGGGTGAACTGCCCAAGGGCTGGGAGGAGAAGCTCCCGGTCTTCGAGGCGGGCAAGGGTGTCGCCACGCGTGCCGCGTCCGGCAAGGTCCTGCAGGCGCTCGGTGCGGTCATCCCGGAGCTGTGGGGCGGCTCGGCCGACCTGGCCGGCTCGAACAACACGACCATCGACAAGACGTCCTCCTTCCTCCCGGCGGACAACCCGCTGCCGGAGGCGGACCCGTACGGCCGCACGATCCACTTCGGTATCCGCGAGCACTCGATGGCCGCCGAGATGAACGGCATCGCCCTGCACGGCAACACCCGTGTCTACGGCGGTACTTTCCTCGTCTTCTCCGACTACATGCGCAACGCGGTGCGGCTGTCCGCGCTGATGCACGTGCCGGTGACGTACGTGTGGACCCACGACTCCATCGGCCTCGGCGAGGACGGCCCCACCCACCAGCCGGTCGAGCACATCGCGTCGCTGCGTGCCATCCCGGGCCTGAACGTCGTCCGCCCGGCCGACGCCAACGAGACGGCCATCGCCTGGCGCGAGATCCTCAGGCGCTGGACGAAGGTCTTCGGCAAGGGTGCCCCGCACGGCCTCGCGCTGACCCGCCAGGGCGTGCCGACGTACGAGGCCAACGAGGATGCGGCGAAGGGCGGTTACGTCCTCTTCGAGGCCGAAGGCGGCGACGCTCAGGTCATCCTCATCGCCACCGGTTCCGAGGTCCACGTGGCCGTCGGTGCCCGTGAGCAGCTCCAGGCGGAGGGTGTGCCGACGCGGGTCGTGTCGATGCCGTCCGTGGAGTGGTTCGAGGAGCAGGACCAGGGGTACCGGGAGAGCGTTCTGCTCCCGTCCGTCAAGGCGCGCGTCGCGGTCGAGGCCGGTATCGGTCTCACGTGGCACAAGTACGTCGGGGACGCGGGCCGCATCGTTTCCCTGGAGCACTTCGGTGCGTCGGCCGACGGCAAGGTCCTCTTCCAGGAGTTCGGCTTCACTGCCGAGAATGTGGCTGCCAAGGCGCGGGAATCCCTCGCCGACGCTCAGCGCTGA
- a CDS encoding nucleotidyltransferase domain-containing protein: MTTHRTRADALTSALLDRFLAELRALSLAAVWAHGSLAGGDYQEGRSDLDLIVVLERPIGPGTAWNAAKLHARLRTAPLAPQLHCTYLTDATTANPERRHLTWAHGELFRRTVTPVTRRELHAFGRVLYGTAPGELLPVVPDRQLADFVVRDQRDFWRPAVDKAWLWTQEVWVDLGLVTFARAAMTLREGSLISKREALDLLPGLGAPVEVVEDIARRRYGPEGGPVDAGWRDRRGELTRDYLGAAIDRLVTSYT, translated from the coding sequence ATGACGACACACAGGACTCGGGCGGATGCCCTGACCAGCGCCTTACTGGACCGCTTCCTGGCTGAGCTGCGAGCACTCTCCCTGGCTGCCGTCTGGGCCCATGGTTCGCTCGCCGGCGGCGACTATCAGGAGGGGCGCAGCGACCTCGACCTGATCGTCGTCCTGGAGAGGCCGATCGGGCCGGGCACCGCCTGGAACGCGGCCAAGCTGCACGCCCGCCTGCGCACCGCCCCGCTCGCCCCGCAGCTGCACTGCACCTACCTGACCGACGCGACGACGGCCAACCCCGAGCGACGGCACCTGACCTGGGCGCACGGCGAGCTGTTCCGGCGGACCGTCACCCCGGTCACCCGGCGCGAACTGCACGCCTTCGGACGGGTGCTGTACGGGACGGCGCCCGGGGAGCTGCTTCCGGTGGTGCCGGACCGGCAGCTGGCGGACTTCGTCGTACGTGACCAGCGTGACTTCTGGCGGCCCGCCGTGGACAAGGCCTGGCTCTGGACGCAGGAGGTCTGGGTCGACCTCGGGCTGGTCACCTTCGCCCGGGCTGCCATGACCCTGAGGGAGGGCAGTCTGATCTCGAAGCGGGAGGCGCTGGATCTGCTGCCGGGGCTGGGGGCGCCCGTGGAGGTCGTCGAGGACATCGCGCGGAGGCGGTACGGGCCGGAGGGCGGGCCGGTCGACGCCGGGTGGCGTGACCGGCGCGGCGAGCTGACGCGGGACTACCTGGGCGCTGCGATCGACCGCCTGGTGACCTCGTACACATGA
- the tal gene encoding transaldolase, whose amino-acid sequence MTDALKRLSEEGVAIWLDDLSRQRITSGNLAELIDQQHVVGVTTNPSIFQKAISSGDGYEQQLTELAARKVTVEEAVRMITTADVRDAADILRPVFDSTQGQDGRVSIEVDPRLAHNTTATIAEAKQLAWLVDRPNTLIKIPATEAGLPAITEVIGLGISVNVTLIFSLERYRKVMDAYLAGLEKAKDRGLDLSKIHSVASFFVSRVDTEIDKRIDALGTDEAKAARGKAGLANARLAYQAYEEVFGSDRWVALDKAQANKQRPLWASTGVKDKAYKDTLYVDDLVAPNTVNTMPEATLFATEDHGQITGNTIAGTYEQARAELDAVEKLGISYDEVVQLLEDEGVEKFETSWTDLLKSTEAELARLAPSEG is encoded by the coding sequence ATGACAGACGCACTCAAGCGCCTCTCCGAGGAGGGCGTCGCGATCTGGCTGGACGACCTGTCGCGCCAGCGGATCACGTCCGGCAACCTCGCCGAGCTGATCGACCAGCAGCACGTCGTGGGCGTCACGACCAACCCGTCGATCTTCCAGAAGGCGATCAGCAGCGGTGACGGTTACGAGCAGCAGCTCACCGAGCTCGCCGCCCGCAAGGTCACCGTCGAAGAGGCCGTCCGCATGATCACGACGGCGGACGTCCGTGACGCCGCCGACATCCTGCGCCCGGTCTTCGACTCGACGCAGGGCCAGGACGGCCGGGTGTCGATCGAGGTCGACCCCCGTCTCGCCCACAACACCACCGCGACCATCGCCGAGGCCAAGCAGCTGGCCTGGCTGGTGGACCGTCCGAACACCCTGATCAAGATCCCGGCCACCGAGGCGGGTCTCCCGGCGATCACCGAGGTCATCGGCCTCGGGATCAGCGTCAATGTCACGCTGATCTTCTCGCTGGAGCGCTACCGCAAGGTCATGGACGCGTACCTGGCGGGCCTGGAGAAGGCCAAGGACCGCGGCCTGGACCTGTCGAAGATCCACTCGGTGGCGTCCTTCTTCGTGTCCCGCGTGGACACCGAGATCGACAAGCGGATCGACGCGCTGGGCACCGACGAAGCCAAGGCCGCCCGCGGCAAGGCCGGTCTCGCCAACGCGCGGCTGGCCTACCAGGCGTACGAGGAGGTCTTCGGCTCGGACCGCTGGGTCGCCCTCGACAAGGCGCAGGCCAACAAGCAGCGTCCGCTGTGGGCCTCGACCGGCGTCAAGGACAAGGCGTACAAGGACACCCTGTACGTCGACGACCTGGTCGCGCCGAACACGGTGAACACCATGCCGGAGGCGACCCTGTTCGCCACCGAGGACCACGGACAGATCACCGGCAACACCATCGCCGGTACGTACGAGCAGGCCCGCGCCGAACTCGACGCGGTCGAGAAGCTCGGGATCTCGTACGACGAAGTGGTCCAGCTTCTGGAGGACGAGGGCGTCGAGAAGTTCGAGACGTCCTGGACCGACCTGCTCAAGTCGACAGAGGCGGAACTGGCGCGCCTCGCCCCCTCGGAGGGCTGA
- a CDS encoding heme o synthase, with amino-acid sequence MTGTSQSQNRNRRPFGARVMAFVALTKPRIIELLLITTVPVMFLAEQGVPDLGLVLLTCFGGYLSAGGANALNMYIDRDIDALMDRTSQRPLVTGMVSPRECLAFGIGLAVASTLLFGLTVNWLSAWLALGALLFYVVVYTMILKRRTSQNIVWGGIAGCMPVLIGWSAVTDSLSWAPVILFLVMFFWTPPHYWPLSMKVRDDYARVGVPMLPVIASNKTVARQIVAYSWAMVAVSLLLTPLGYTGWFYTTVALAAGGWWLWEAHGLQNRAKAETAGGKLKEMRLFHWSITYVSLLFVAVAVDPFLR; translated from the coding sequence ATGACCGGGACGAGCCAGAGTCAGAACCGGAACCGACGGCCGTTCGGGGCCCGGGTCATGGCGTTCGTTGCTCTCACAAAGCCGCGGATCATCGAGCTGCTTCTCATCACCACGGTTCCGGTGATGTTCCTCGCGGAGCAGGGGGTGCCGGACCTGGGACTGGTCCTCCTCACCTGCTTCGGCGGCTACCTCTCCGCAGGCGGCGCCAACGCGCTCAACATGTACATCGACCGTGACATCGACGCGCTCATGGACCGCACCTCGCAGCGCCCGCTGGTCACCGGAATGGTCAGCCCGCGCGAGTGCCTGGCCTTCGGTATCGGCCTCGCCGTCGCCTCCACCCTCCTCTTCGGCCTCACGGTCAACTGGCTGTCGGCCTGGCTGGCACTGGGCGCGCTCCTCTTCTACGTGGTCGTCTACACGATGATCCTCAAGCGGCGTACGTCGCAGAACATCGTGTGGGGCGGCATCGCGGGCTGTATGCCGGTCCTCATCGGCTGGTCCGCCGTCACGGACTCGCTCTCCTGGGCGCCGGTCATCCTCTTCCTGGTCATGTTCTTCTGGACCCCGCCGCACTACTGGCCGCTGTCCATGAAGGTGCGGGACGACTACGCGCGCGTGGGCGTGCCGATGCTCCCGGTCATCGCCTCCAACAAGACGGTCGCCCGGCAGATCGTGGCGTACAGCTGGGCGATGGTCGCGGTCTCGCTGCTGCTCACCCCGCTCGGTTACACCGGCTGGTTCTACACGACGGTCGCGCTGGCGGCGGGTGGCTGGTGGCTGTGGGAGGCGCACGGGCTGCAGAACCGGGCGAAGGCGGAGACGGCGGGCGGGAAGCTCAAGGAGATGCGGCTGTTCCACTGGTCGATCACTTACGTCTCGCTGCTGTTCGTGGCTGTGGCTGTGGATCCCTTCTTGCGCTGA